In Pseudobdellovibrionaceae bacterium, the following proteins share a genomic window:
- a CDS encoding four helix bundle protein — translation MTQKKCEYRFRSLDLAVEFCQQVKLLKTPIHLRDQVLRASSSVALNLAEGSGKPSPKDKRRFYSIALGSLRECQAILRIEGIEDLKLLDLADHLGASIYKLTLAT, via the coding sequence ATGACTCAGAAGAAATGCGAATACAGATTTAGATCATTGGATTTGGCGGTGGAGTTTTGCCAGCAGGTAAAGCTGTTGAAGACGCCGATTCATCTGCGGGATCAGGTGCTCCGGGCATCTTCATCCGTTGCGCTGAATCTCGCCGAAGGGAGTGGCAAGCCAAGTCCAAAAGACAAGCGGCGGTTTTACTCGATTGCCCTTGGTTCTCTTCGGGAATGTCAGGCAATTTTGAGAATCGAAGGGATCGAAGATCTCAAGCTTCTTGATCTTGCCGATCATCTAGGGGCCTCGATCTACAAGCTCACCCTCGCAACATAG
- a CDS encoding vitamin B12-dependent ribonucleotide reductase, protein MKFQRRWTQAGPGPYEGIPWVPRKCVILNQDGQEIFVQEDVEAPSFWSQSALDIAASKYFRRQDVPGPKGRETSLRQLIDRVMLTIAEQGEQQGVFAAVADQHTFLDELRYLLIRQYAAFNSPVWFNCGLFARYKIQGDMTGWRWDEDNYQVVKTKGAYEYPQCSACFILKIEDNLTSIFELALKEARIFKFGSGSGTNFSPLRGKQENISGGGHSSGLLAFLEVLDKGAAATKSGGITRRAAKMVCLDMDHPEVLDFINWKYREEEKARVLMKAGYSGGIDGEILRTISGQNSNNSLRIPDEFMEAVLASGEWTTKARTSGKDIQTYQAQTLWQAILESIWHCADPGLQFESAIQRAHTCRSSGPIRASNPCSEFMFLDDTACNLASLNLARFLNESTGEFDLTSFRRAIRLLVTAQEVLVSYSSYPTEDVAVNSHRFRPLGLGFANLGGLLLRMGLPYDSQVGRAWAAGLSAWMQAEALKTSCELAQIKGSFAAYKANHESYELVLAQQHASAQRLVESPGFPEELKGDLVQIYQQAMDDGKVHGFRHAQLTAIAPTGTIGLFMDCETTGIEPEFALVKNKKMAGGGVVTQVNSAVDAALKRLGYGPDIREELLQYVIQHGHLEGAPHLKPEHLPVFDCAVPTGKAKRTIRPEAHLEVMAEVQPFVSGAISKTINLPESATTKDIGELLIKAWQMGLKSISIYRDGSKLVQPLSVAKKDQNGSTLKCSHCGHEALVQGGCFRCPNCGHADACN, encoded by the coding sequence ATGAAATTTCAGCGGAGGTGGACCCAAGCCGGCCCGGGCCCCTATGAGGGAATCCCCTGGGTTCCTCGCAAATGCGTGATTCTCAATCAGGACGGTCAGGAGATTTTTGTCCAAGAGGATGTGGAAGCGCCCTCCTTTTGGAGTCAAAGTGCTCTCGATATTGCCGCTTCAAAATACTTTCGCCGCCAAGATGTGCCAGGCCCTAAGGGGCGTGAGACCTCCCTGCGCCAGCTCATTGATCGGGTGATGCTTACCATTGCGGAGCAAGGGGAACAGCAGGGTGTCTTTGCCGCGGTGGCGGATCAGCACACCTTTCTTGATGAACTTCGCTACTTGTTGATTCGCCAGTACGCCGCATTTAACAGTCCGGTGTGGTTTAACTGCGGGCTCTTTGCCCGTTACAAAATCCAAGGTGATATGACCGGGTGGCGGTGGGATGAGGATAATTACCAAGTCGTCAAAACCAAAGGGGCTTATGAGTACCCCCAGTGCTCAGCTTGTTTTATTCTCAAGATTGAGGACAACCTGACCAGTATCTTTGAGCTGGCTCTCAAAGAAGCCCGCATTTTTAAATTTGGCTCCGGCAGTGGAACCAACTTTTCTCCGCTCAGAGGAAAACAAGAAAATATCTCGGGCGGGGGGCACAGCTCAGGCCTATTGGCCTTTCTCGAAGTCTTGGACAAAGGAGCGGCCGCCACCAAATCGGGTGGGATCACTCGTCGGGCCGCCAAGATGGTCTGCCTGGATATGGATCATCCCGAAGTTCTAGATTTTATTAACTGGAAGTATCGGGAAGAGGAAAAAGCCCGAGTGTTAATGAAGGCGGGATATTCGGGCGGCATCGACGGTGAGATCCTGCGCACCATCAGTGGACAAAACTCCAACAACAGTCTGCGCATTCCCGATGAGTTCATGGAGGCTGTTCTTGCCAGCGGTGAGTGGACGACGAAGGCCCGCACCAGTGGTAAAGACATTCAAACCTATCAGGCGCAAACTCTGTGGCAGGCTATTTTGGAATCCATTTGGCACTGTGCTGATCCCGGTCTGCAGTTTGAGTCAGCCATCCAAAGGGCGCACACATGTCGTTCCAGTGGTCCTATTCGCGCCAGCAATCCCTGCTCTGAGTTTATGTTCTTAGACGATACGGCCTGCAATTTGGCATCCCTCAATCTTGCTCGATTCTTGAATGAATCCACCGGCGAATTTGATTTAACCTCTTTTCGCCGGGCCATTCGCCTGTTGGTGACAGCCCAAGAGGTTTTGGTTTCTTATTCGAGCTACCCCACGGAAGATGTGGCAGTGAACAGTCATCGCTTTAGACCATTAGGGCTTGGCTTTGCCAATTTGGGAGGTCTTCTTTTGCGCATGGGACTTCCCTATGATTCCCAAGTGGGCCGCGCCTGGGCCGCAGGTCTCAGTGCCTGGATGCAAGCAGAAGCGCTTAAAACCAGTTGCGAGTTAGCACAAATAAAAGGCTCCTTTGCGGCATACAAAGCTAATCATGAGTCCTACGAACTGGTGTTGGCTCAGCAACATGCCAGTGCCCAGCGATTAGTAGAGTCACCCGGGTTTCCCGAAGAACTCAAAGGTGATCTGGTGCAGATCTACCAACAGGCCATGGACGACGGTAAAGTTCACGGGTTCCGTCACGCTCAACTTACTGCCATTGCGCCTACAGGAACCATTGGCCTTTTTATGGACTGTGAAACCACCGGGATTGAGCCGGAGTTCGCTCTCGTCAAAAACAAAAAGATGGCCGGTGGTGGAGTGGTGACTCAAGTCAACAGTGCAGTCGATGCGGCTCTTAAGCGGCTGGGATACGGCCCCGACATTCGCGAAGAGTTGCTTCAGTACGTGATTCAGCATGGTCACTTGGAAGGGGCTCCTCATCTCAAGCCCGAACACCTACCCGTATTTGACTGTGCGGTTCCCACTGGCAAAGCCAAGCGCACCATCCGTCCTGAAGCCCATCTTGAAGTGATGGCCGAAGTTCAGCCCTTTGTGAGTGGTGCTATTTCCAAAACAATTAATCTCCCGGAGTCCGCCACCACCAAGGACATTGGTGAGTTGCTCATCAAGGCCTGGCAGATGGGACTTAAATCTATTTCCATTTACCGTGATGGCAGTAAACTCGTGCAGCCGTTAAGCGTGGCCAAAAAAGATCAGAATGGATCGACGTTGAAGTGTTCACATTGTGGGCATGAGGCTTTGGTGCAGGGGGGGTGTTTTAGGTGTCCCAATTGTGGCCATGCCGACGCCTGCAACTGA
- a CDS encoding cysteine desulfurase, producing the protein MEKPIYFDYNATTPLLPEIFEQMKPYFCEEFGNSSSLSHPYGWAAKMAVDKARKQMAKAIGAKSKEIYFTSGATESNNLAILGVAMKANGKPPHLVTTNIEHKAVLEVCQLAVKRFGAELTIVEADKYGQVSLAAIQKAVKPNTRLISVMMANNEIGTINPISEIGTWAKSQDILFHTDCAQSFGKVALDVESMSIDLLSISGHKIYGPKGIGVLYVRSENPTVELIPIMTGGSQESSLRPGTLNVPGIVGMGAAAEFAMQDLEVEKQRLTQLRDRLIQLVLSEVPNASLNGHPSERLCNNASFSLKDLSSDMFALGLSGLALSSSSACTSGSPIPSHVLKALGHGDELARSTLRFGLGRLTTEKDIEIAATKVIVMARKNREMTIN; encoded by the coding sequence ATGGAAAAGCCGATCTATTTTGACTACAATGCCACCACTCCCCTGCTACCTGAGATATTTGAGCAGATGAAACCCTACTTTTGTGAGGAGTTTGGCAACTCTTCCAGTCTGAGCCACCCCTACGGTTGGGCGGCCAAGATGGCGGTGGACAAAGCCCGCAAACAAATGGCCAAGGCGATTGGCGCAAAATCAAAAGAGATCTATTTCACCAGTGGTGCGACCGAAAGCAACAACCTAGCCATTCTTGGTGTGGCCATGAAGGCCAATGGGAAGCCGCCCCATTTGGTCACCACGAATATTGAGCACAAAGCGGTCTTGGAAGTTTGCCAATTGGCGGTCAAACGCTTTGGGGCTGAACTGACCATTGTGGAAGCGGACAAGTATGGCCAGGTCTCACTGGCTGCAATCCAAAAGGCCGTCAAACCCAACACTCGCTTGATTTCGGTGATGATGGCGAACAATGAGATCGGCACCATCAATCCGATCAGCGAAATTGGCACCTGGGCAAAAAGCCAAGATATCTTGTTTCACACCGACTGTGCCCAATCCTTTGGCAAAGTGGCTTTGGATGTGGAGAGCATGAGCATCGATCTGCTTAGTATTTCCGGGCACAAGATCTACGGACCAAAGGGCATTGGCGTTCTTTATGTGCGCTCGGAAAACCCCACAGTGGAGTTGATTCCAATCATGACAGGTGGATCTCAAGAATCCAGCCTGCGACCCGGAACACTGAATGTCCCGGGAATTGTCGGCATGGGAGCCGCTGCTGAGTTCGCCATGCAGGATCTTGAGGTGGAAAAACAACGTCTGACTCAACTGCGCGATCGACTGATCCAACTGGTCTTGTCGGAAGTTCCCAATGCCTCTCTCAATGGTCACCCCTCGGAACGCCTGTGCAACAATGCAAGCTTTAGCTTGAAGGATCTTTCTTCAGATATGTTCGCATTAGGGCTAAGTGGATTAGCCTTGAGTTCCAGCTCTGCCTGTACCTCTGGTTCTCCCATCCCCAGTCATGTGCTGAAGGCCTTGGGTCACGGTGACGAGCTGGCCCGCTCCACCCTACGGTTTGGATTGGGACGTCTAACCACCGAAAAAGACATTGAAATTGCAGCCACCAAGGTGATCGTCATGGCGCGCAAAAATCGTGAGATGACCATCAATTAA
- the erpA gene encoding iron-sulfur cluster insertion protein ErpA gives MISLTETAAKKIGQLRSEEGASPESMLRVFVKKGGCSGFSYELKFDDTSQDGDKVFENHNEKVVVDGQSLLYLIGMTLDYEGGLNGQGFVFSNPNATKTCGCGSSFGV, from the coding sequence ATGATTTCTTTGACTGAAACTGCTGCAAAAAAAATTGGCCAACTTCGTAGTGAAGAAGGGGCTTCACCTGAGTCCATGCTCAGGGTTTTTGTCAAAAAAGGCGGCTGTTCCGGCTTTTCTTATGAGTTGAAGTTTGATGACACTTCCCAAGACGGAGACAAGGTCTTTGAAAACCACAATGAAAAAGTGGTGGTGGATGGCCAAAGTCTTTTGTACTTGATCGGCATGACTCTCGACTACGAAGGAGGCCTCAACGGCCAGGGCTTTGTTTTTTCCAATCCCAACGCCACCAAAACCTGCGGCTGTGGCTCCTCATTTGGGGTTTGA
- a CDS encoding DUF2391 family protein, which produces MESLKTEIKRVNGYLKEFVTFFDASGKPISQVVNPLMVELKPRDVLQIFVGALLIASPLCFTEEVWNLSVDLKQFNVILLSGFSVITVTMFIYLNFYRFRLKGNVIEFVKRVAATYLITLFSVALILLLIDKLPFLDHPEVALRRVLIIGFPSVFAATISDYMK; this is translated from the coding sequence ATGGAAAGCCTTAAGACCGAGATCAAACGAGTGAACGGTTACTTAAAAGAGTTCGTTACTTTTTTTGATGCTTCGGGAAAGCCCATCTCCCAAGTGGTCAATCCCTTGATGGTGGAGCTTAAGCCGAGGGACGTTTTGCAGATTTTTGTGGGCGCCTTGCTGATTGCCTCGCCACTTTGTTTTACCGAAGAGGTGTGGAATTTAAGCGTCGATCTTAAGCAATTCAATGTAATTCTTTTGTCAGGTTTTTCAGTCATCACAGTGACTATGTTTATCTATTTGAATTTTTATCGCTTTCGACTTAAAGGTAACGTGATTGAGTTTGTTAAGCGCGTGGCCGCGACTTATCTCATCACCCTGTTTAGTGTGGCATTGATTCTCTTGTTGATCGACAAACTGCCTTTTTTGGATCACCCAGAAGTGGCCCTCAGACGGGTGCTCATTATCGGCTTCCCCTCGGTCTTTGCCGCCACCATCAGCGACTATATGAAATAA